A window of Litoribacterium kuwaitense contains these coding sequences:
- a CDS encoding DoxX family membrane protein: protein MKGTWAVRGGTAVFTVLRIWLGIQWWNAGINKIGAFDATGFLQGSLAKAQGEGAVVQQWYATFLEAVALPNVELFNILIPWGEVLVGAGLIIGLGTIPALTAAAFMNLNFLLAGTLSTNPMLLTAAFILLLAGGMAYRWGADRFLVEQWHKRDMRKRFFHKKQVA, encoded by the coding sequence ATGAAAGGAACATGGGCAGTACGAGGCGGAACGGCAGTTTTTACAGTGTTACGAATTTGGTTAGGAATCCAATGGTGGAATGCAGGAATTAATAAAATTGGTGCATTTGACGCCACAGGATTCCTACAGGGAAGCTTAGCGAAGGCACAAGGAGAAGGCGCTGTCGTACAACAATGGTATGCTACATTCCTTGAAGCTGTAGCTCTCCCAAATGTAGAATTGTTTAACATTCTGATCCCATGGGGAGAAGTGCTTGTCGGTGCAGGGTTAATCATTGGTCTAGGCACAATTCCTGCTTTAACAGCCGCAGCCTTTATGAACTTAAACTTCTTACTTGCGGGAACATTGAGCACGAACCCAATGCTTTTGACCGCAGCCTTTATTCTCTTACTTGCAGGTGGAATGGCTTATCGCTGGGGAGCTGATCGTTTTCTTGTCGAACAATGGCATAAGCGAGATATGAGAAAGCGTTTCTTCCATAAAAAGCAAGTGGCTTAA